From Deltaproteobacteria bacterium, a single genomic window includes:
- a CDS encoding trypsin-like peptidase domain-containing protein encodes MKRSIKFLILVCFLLGINASAFAERQSTFSNSPEVVKNGLDEKAHTVRQAELFSSLSADFPRDIDNVPVTVTLTEEERSELAKPQPRGGVPLRVGLVKSIPTLISIAGLADGQPNAGVIRQTKGGGLIWAASIKSPEAQALRLHFVDFSLPDGVKLYVFSRGGDVRGPYEAKGPNGDGDFWTGAIFSERISVVVKFQTLPTKEDLKKVKFTLSDLGYIGRNFLNSKELSEWSSGQCGNEDCVIDANCADLGPAANAARAVAKMEWIAGFYIYSCTGGLIADTNDSTQEKLFLTANHCLSTSNSTLETYFNYTTDVCNGTCPVNPAPYTTGATVLATGADADFTLLKLGNGGLPIGAVFLGWNASAIAFSNGANLYRVSNPNFGPQVYSHHQVSTTAATCWEWPRGDRIYSRDIDGAIDGGSSGSPVVNANGEVVGQLSGCCGYNCNDVCDSVSNATVDGALAAYYSQVAEFLDPSTGGCTANAECDDGLFCNGAELCVSGDCQPGSNPCVGQACDESLNVCTGCTLKAKGESCTTNAECCSGRCKGKKGRKTCA; translated from the coding sequence ATGAAAAGGTCTATTAAATTCTTGATATTAGTTTGTTTTTTGTTGGGCATCAATGCCTCGGCTTTTGCTGAGCGGCAGTCGACTTTTAGCAACTCACCGGAGGTTGTTAAGAACGGATTGGATGAAAAGGCGCATACGGTAAGACAGGCTGAGCTTTTTTCTTCCCTATCGGCTGATTTCCCAAGGGATATTGATAATGTGCCAGTCACTGTGACGCTAACTGAGGAAGAGAGAAGTGAGTTAGCAAAACCACAGCCGCGAGGTGGAGTGCCTTTACGCGTTGGGTTGGTAAAGTCTATTCCTACTTTAATTAGCATTGCGGGATTGGCTGATGGTCAACCTAATGCTGGCGTGATTCGCCAAACTAAGGGCGGCGGACTAATTTGGGCGGCGTCAATTAAATCGCCAGAAGCTCAGGCATTGCGATTGCATTTTGTCGATTTTTCTTTGCCTGATGGTGTCAAGCTTTACGTCTTTAGCAGAGGTGGAGATGTTCGAGGGCCTTATGAGGCTAAAGGTCCGAATGGGGATGGGGATTTTTGGACTGGCGCTATTTTCTCTGAACGCATAAGTGTTGTTGTAAAGTTTCAAACGCTCCCAACTAAAGAGGATTTGAAGAAAGTTAAATTTACCCTTAGCGACTTAGGTTATATTGGCAGGAATTTTCTTAACTCTAAAGAGCTGTCCGAATGGTCGTCCGGACAATGTGGAAATGAGGATTGCGTAATTGATGCTAACTGTGCTGACCTCGGCCCAGCTGCGAATGCAGCGCGAGCAGTGGCGAAGATGGAATGGATTGCTGGGTTTTACATTTATAGTTGCACAGGAGGGCTTATTGCCGATACGAATGATAGCACTCAAGAAAAGTTGTTTCTCACTGCTAATCATTGTTTGAGTACAAGCAATAGCACACTTGAGACTTACTTTAATTACACCACAGATGTCTGTAACGGAACTTGTCCCGTTAACCCAGCGCCATACACAACTGGCGCTACAGTGTTAGCGACTGGGGCAGATGCAGACTTTACTTTGCTTAAGCTAGGTAACGGTGGCCTTCCAATTGGAGCCGTGTTTTTGGGTTGGAATGCGTCGGCTATTGCTTTCTCTAATGGAGCAAATTTGTATCGCGTGAGTAATCCAAATTTTGGCCCACAGGTTTATTCGCATCATCAGGTAAGCACGACAGCAGCTACCTGCTGGGAATGGCCTAGGGGAGATCGCATTTATAGTAGAGATATAGACGGAGCTATAGATGGTGGAAGTAGCGGTTCGCCAGTAGTCAATGCAAACGGCGAGGTTGTTGGGCAGCTTTCCGGTTGCTGTGGGTATAACTGCAATGACGTATGCGACTCAGTTTCCAATGCAACTGTAGATGGAGCATTGGCTGCTTATTACAGTCAGGTTGCAGAGTTTTTGGATCCTTCGACTGGAGGATGCACTGCAAATGCTGAATGCGATGACGGACTATTTTGCAATGGCGCTGAGTTATGCGTAAGTGGCGATTGCCAGCCCGGCAGCAATCCGTGCGTTGGACAGGCTTGTGATGAAAGTCTAAATGTCTGCACGGGGTGCACATTAAAGGCGAAAGGCGAGTCATGCACAACTAATGCCGAGTGCTGTTCTGGGAGGTGTAAGGGGAAAAAAGGTAGAAAGACCTGCGCCTAG